The region ATCCATATGTTTGGTGCAAAAGGGGCTATCTTCGGTACGGGATTAGCTGTTGGAACAGCAGTCATCCTTAATTTATGGCGGGTATGTGTGTCTATTCACTTCCCGCTACGACAAACGATCAAGCGTACAGTATTAATCCTGATTTTTTCGTTAATCATGGCAATCGTACTATGGGTTGTAGAATGGGTATGCGGGATGTTCCTTCCGTACAAAACCGACCGTTTAGCCGCAATTGTTGTGCTCGGAATTGGCGTTGTCCTTGGCGGTGGCGTCTATCTGTTGCTTGGTTATTATTCTACATTACTGGAACGGATTTTAGGAAATCGAATTCGGATATTGGATCGCATATTACGCAGATAGGAGAATGTTTGTGCGACTTGATAAATTACTGGCAAATATGGGGATTGGCAGCCGCAAAGATGTAAAGTCCTTATTAAAAAAACGGCAGGTTACGGTTAATGATACGGTTGTTAAAGATGGTGGGCTGCATGTTGACCCGAAAACAGATATTATTAAAGCTTCAGGTAAACAAATAGGATATCAAAAATATCACTATATCATGTTGCACAAGCCCAAAGGAGTGGTGTCAGCAACGACGGACAGCCGGGATACAACGGTGATTGATCTGGTTAGAGATGATTTTCAATATGTTGATTTGTTTCCTGTAGGCAGACTGGATAAAGACACAGAAGGGCTGTTATTGTTAACGAATGACGGGGAACTTGCCCATAAGCTAACCTCACCAAAAAAGGCCATTACCAAAACATATTTTGCAACAATTGATGGTCATGTTACCCAGAGGGATGTTGATTTATTCCGCAATGGCATTCAATTGGATGATGGGTACACAACAAAACCGGCAATATTAAGTATACGCAAGGCTGGAAACACGTCCGAGATCATTATTTCTATTTCAGAAGGCAAGTATCATCAAATTAAACGGATGTTTGCGGCAGTTGAGAAACGCGTAACCTATTTAAAACGTCTGTCAATGGGCAAATTAAAACTTGATCAGCAATTAGCTTTAGGAGCGTATCGGGAACTAACACAAGCAGAACTTGCTTATTGTCAGTCACTAACAAAAGAGCCGACATGAAGTAGTGTCGGCTCAAGCTTTATTTGATATCATGTACTATGTTCTTTTTGTGCATTACTGTTTATGAGATTTTCACTTTTTTATTTGTAATTTTCCATTTTCCGCGAATCGGGCTATTAACGAGACCGTTATAAACTAATACACGCAAATCCCGTTGGATGGTTCTGTCTGTCGTTCCAAATTCATCGGCCAACTCCTGGGTCGTGACTGTTCCATTTTTCCTGATGTAAAGGTAGACAGACTTGACTCTTGTTAGCATTCTTGATGTTGGTTGATTCAAAAAACCACTCCCTAATGTGTCATTAATTATGTGGTGCTGTGAATCTCAGACATATTTGATGTATTTTTCTAATTTTATTTTACACCTAATTTATTGTGGATGAAAGGAAAAAGGTTCAGCACGATGTAAACAAAAAGGAGGGCGGATAGTGATGACATCATTTCCGCATTATTTTATTGGTATACCGATTTCCATGGATATAAGAGATAAACTATCGGATTGGCAGGATGATTTCCGTTTATTATTTCCATACAAGCAATGGACCAATCAACATGACCTGCATATTACTCTGAAATTTTTGGGTGCAGTGGATGATAAAACGATTCAAACCGTTATCAAAACATTACAACCGATCGAGAATCAGGAGAGCTTTACGCTTCATGTCGGTGGTATTGGCACCTTTGGAAAAACGAAAAGCCCCCGCGTGTTATGGGCCGGCGTCGAGAAGCACCCTCAGTTAATATCGTTACACGATTATATTGAGACCAGTTTGACAGCATGTGGATTTTCCCAAGAAAAACGGGCATATCAACCACATATTACACTGGGAAAGAAGTGGATCGGTGCCAGTGATGACGGTGAGTTGGCCAATGTCAAGGAAAAATACCGGCAACAAACGGTAAAAATGCAAGTTACGCGGATTGTATTATTTCAGATTTTTCCCAGTGAAATACCAAAATATAAAGTCATCTCCAGTTATGAATTAAGAGGTGGTATAGATGGCACAGCTCATTAAGCTGAAAAATTATATTTCGCGCTATGAAAGGTATCAGTCATGGTTTTCTGAAAAAAGAAGTCTCGTTTCACCAATGAAGAATCAACAATTAAAAGCCGCCCATGCCCTATTAAAGCATTGTCAAACAACCTCGGTAAAGCGTCCGGAATGGGAGGAGGAGACAGAAGCGTTTGCAATGGATTGGGAAGAATCAAATACATAGGATGATTGATAACGTGTTGAAAGGAAATTTCCGATAAACATATTTGTAATTTTGCCGTCAACGTTATAAAATATATAATTGGACTATTAAAAAGATGCATGTTATTTTTTGAGATTATTAAGAAAAAGTGAACACTTTCATTAAAGATTTGAGGAATGAACGGTGAATTGGTTTAACCATATACTCGGAAATGAATGGAATATAACACCTGCTGGCGGGTTGACCGGTGATGCCTATATTGCCGAAAATCAGGGGAAGCGATTATTTCTTAAACGTAACTCATCACCATTTTTGGCAGTTCTTTCCGCTGAAAAAATTGTTCCAAAACTTATTTGGACAAAGCGGTTGGAAAACGGTGATGTTGTTACGGCCCAGGAATGGATTGAGGGAAGAGAGCTAAAACCTGAAGAAATGCAACATCGTCAAGTTGCTGAATTGTTACGAAGGATTCACCATTCGTCTGAATTGCTGCATATGTTAATGCGGCTGGGAAAAAAACCGATCACACCCGATGCAAGCTATCACTATTTGCAAAGACAACTACATACAAG is a window of Lentibacillus daqui DNA encoding:
- a CDS encoding pseudouridine synthase, translated to MRLDKLLANMGIGSRKDVKSLLKKRQVTVNDTVVKDGGLHVDPKTDIIKASGKQIGYQKYHYIMLHKPKGVVSATTDSRDTTVIDLVRDDFQYVDLFPVGRLDKDTEGLLLLTNDGELAHKLTSPKKAITKTYFATIDGHVTQRDVDLFRNGIQLDDGYTTKPAILSIRKAGNTSEIIISISEGKYHQIKRMFAAVEKRVTYLKRLSMGKLKLDQQLALGAYRELTQAELAYCQSLTKEPT
- a CDS encoding DeoR family transcriptional regulator — protein: MLTRVKSVYLYIRKNGTVTTQELADEFGTTDRTIQRDLRVLVYNGLVNSPIRGKWKITNKKVKIS
- the thpR gene encoding RNA 2',3'-cyclic phosphodiesterase; translation: MTSFPHYFIGIPISMDIRDKLSDWQDDFRLLFPYKQWTNQHDLHITLKFLGAVDDKTIQTVIKTLQPIENQESFTLHVGGIGTFGKTKSPRVLWAGVEKHPQLISLHDYIETSLTACGFSQEKRAYQPHITLGKKWIGASDDGELANVKEKYRQQTVKMQVTRIVLFQIFPSEIPKYKVISSYELRGGIDGTAH